The Desulfovibrio sp. Fe33 genome includes a window with the following:
- a CDS encoding bacteriohemerythrin: MNKSKWGKYVIQTASRWEDIEDVVRATGIERIDHDHQRLLEYILAMEESPRADTGRRSTSRLIENQKLTFERFLNTLKRHYETEEAFMSRYALPGREEQLSHHESFLAGSEAIIEDFNSGVLSFYQEMKGEVLPHLIEHINGIDSKTFALDNFLPALMRARSWADISEIIKSTGVPFVDEEHQILTQLIIDLNTYLSETDFEADTQGKKEKTLEMTEGIQDFTKNHFAHEIDFLKRYAIPTDTQDSPHAFFTGEMDRILGRMRRGDFSSMKEVVEFLLSWWVKHINGRDYLDFHFSRLAAPIFKQAETSDDFTWLIRKTGVDQIDSEHAQMINMLMEMPAQKRQDEKSFDPRKALGDLLEFVNLHFAHEEKIMRDMDIRELEIHREAHRRISANIGDGMTHAVLGKALVSPSLCKRLMNWWVSHTNGMDYETFILNRS, translated from the coding sequence ATGAACAAGTCGAAATGGGGAAAGTACGTGATCCAGACGGCTTCGAGATGGGAAGACATCGAAGACGTCGTCCGCGCGACGGGAATCGAAAGGATCGACCATGACCACCAGCGGCTGCTCGAATACATTCTCGCCATGGAAGAGTCGCCTCGTGCCGATACGGGCCGACGTTCCACCTCGCGGCTCATCGAAAACCAAAAACTGACCTTCGAAAGATTCCTCAACACGCTCAAACGACACTATGAGACGGAAGAGGCTTTCATGAGCCGCTACGCCCTTCCGGGCCGGGAGGAACAACTCTCCCACCACGAATCCTTCCTGGCGGGCTCCGAGGCCATCATCGAGGACTTCAACTCCGGGGTGCTGTCCTTCTACCAGGAGATGAAGGGGGAAGTGCTGCCCCATCTCATAGAGCACATCAACGGCATCGATTCCAAGACCTTCGCCCTGGACAATTTCCTGCCGGCGCTGATGAGAGCCCGTTCATGGGCGGACATCTCAGAGATCATCAAGTCCACGGGAGTTCCCTTTGTCGACGAGGAGCACCAGATACTGACGCAGCTCATCATCGACCTCAACACCTACCTCTCCGAAACGGATTTCGAGGCCGACACGCAGGGCAAAAAGGAAAAGACCCTGGAGATGACCGAGGGAATACAGGACTTCACGAAGAACCACTTCGCCCATGAAATCGATTTCCTGAAGCGGTACGCCATCCCCACGGACACCCAGGACTCCCCCCATGCGTTTTTCACGGGAGAAATGGACAGGATTCTCGGCAGGATGCGCCGGGGAGACTTTTCATCCATGAAGGAAGTGGTCGAATTTCTGCTCTCCTGGTGGGTCAAGCACATCAATGGAAGGGACTATCTGGACTTCCATTTCTCGCGGCTCGCGGCCCCCATCTTCAAACAGGCCGAAACGTCCGACGATTTCACATGGCTCATCAGGAAGACCGGCGTCGACCAGATCGATTCCGAACATGCCCAGATGATCAACATGCTGATGGAGATGCCCGCCCAAAAGCGACAGGACGAAAAATCGTTCGATCCCCGCAAGGCCCTGGGAGATCTCCTGGAGTTCGTGAACCTGCACTTCGCTCATGAAGAGAAAATAATGCGGGACATGGACATCCGGGAGCTGGAAATACACCGGGAGGCTCACCGCCGCATCTCGGCCAACATAGGCGACGGCATGACCCATGCCGTGCTGGGCAAGGCCCTGGTGTCCCCCTCGCTGTGCAAACGGCTGATGAACTGGTGGGTGTCCCACACCAACGGCATGGATTACGAGACGTTTATCCTGAACAGGAGCTGA
- a CDS encoding peptidase domain-containing ABC transporter: protein MSASAQKGVKSDSPLTLATSTERWPDLMRSIPAFGPDAGTLAFVTIAINLLALALPLALMQVYDRIIPNSSFATLGWLVIGVSTAIVFETALKIVRGFISNWLSARLEHILKNEAMDRFLSSQLNSYEKDKPGVHFERFNAIGVIKSYLSGQVLTVLLDLPFAALYLGLLYYIGGPLCYYSLLCLAVFFAITLFYKARFKRQNTQQVALNNEKLDFLLESLGGIHTLKSLNMEDRLIRKFENIQGRSAENSLKANRWKSVPANSAQFITQLNTLGIIFLGADLVIRGNLTIGAMTACTMLATRGIQPIIRFAGFFLRFSEVDIAREGVGKIVGLSSSPREADIPAIKDVEGNVFFEKTSLADADGNTVIPQFSAVFPAGDVIGVAGPDPRQTTSLMLLLCGMYKPTTGSVHIDEYLISSMDHSHFNGRVVYLPKRGRLFQGTILDNIAMFDPARKACALNAASLLGMDEFVANLPNGYETEVDQRSNHSLPLGLIQRTCIARALVTGPRVLILDRLFNSLDHDTLGITLEVLKKLRGKCTIFLVADYGEFFMDVDDVIHCAPDKLTVQTSKQTAGGSI, encoded by the coding sequence ATGAGCGCATCGGCGCAAAAAGGTGTGAAGAGTGACTCCCCGCTGACTCTGGCCACCAGTACCGAGCGCTGGCCGGACCTCATGCGTTCGATCCCCGCCTTCGGTCCCGACGCGGGAACCCTCGCGTTCGTGACCATAGCCATAAACCTGCTTGCCCTGGCTCTCCCCCTGGCCCTAATGCAGGTCTACGACCGCATCATCCCCAATTCCAGTTTCGCCACCCTCGGATGGCTCGTCATAGGCGTATCCACGGCCATAGTCTTCGAGACCGCCCTCAAGATCGTCCGGGGGTTCATATCGAACTGGCTTTCGGCCCGGTTGGAGCACATCCTCAAGAACGAGGCCATGGACCGATTCCTTTCGTCGCAATTGAACAGCTATGAGAAAGACAAGCCCGGCGTTCATTTCGAACGGTTCAACGCCATCGGGGTCATCAAGTCGTATCTGTCCGGACAGGTCCTCACCGTGCTGCTCGATCTGCCCTTCGCGGCCCTGTATCTCGGCCTGCTGTATTACATAGGCGGACCGCTGTGCTACTATTCCCTGCTGTGCCTGGCCGTTTTTTTCGCGATTACCCTTTTCTACAAGGCCCGCTTCAAAAGGCAGAACACGCAACAGGTGGCCTTGAACAACGAGAAGCTGGATTTCCTGCTCGAATCGCTGGGCGGCATCCACACGCTGAAATCCCTGAACATGGAAGACCGGCTCATAAGGAAATTCGAGAACATCCAGGGCAGAAGCGCGGAGAACAGCCTCAAGGCCAACCGCTGGAAGTCGGTCCCGGCCAACAGCGCCCAGTTCATCACGCAGTTGAACACCCTGGGCATCATCTTTCTGGGGGCGGATCTCGTCATCAGGGGAAACCTGACGATCGGCGCCATGACCGCCTGCACGATGCTGGCCACCAGGGGAATACAACCCATCATCAGATTCGCCGGATTCTTCCTGCGGTTTTCCGAAGTCGACATCGCCCGTGAGGGCGTCGGCAAAATCGTCGGGCTCAGTTCCTCGCCCCGGGAAGCGGACATCCCCGCCATCAAGGATGTGGAAGGAAACGTCTTTTTCGAAAAGACAAGCCTCGCCGACGCGGACGGCAACACCGTCATCCCGCAGTTCAGCGCGGTCTTCCCCGCCGGAGACGTCATCGGCGTGGCCGGACCGGACCCCCGGCAGACCACGTCGCTCATGCTGCTGCTGTGCGGCATGTACAAGCCGACAACCGGCTCGGTCCACATCGACGAATATCTCATTTCCAGCATGGACCACTCCCATTTCAACGGGCGGGTGGTCTACCTTCCCAAAAGGGGGCGGCTCTTCCAGGGGACCATCCTGGACAATATCGCCATGTTCGACCCCGCGCGAAAGGCCTGCGCGCTGAATGCGGCCTCGCTCCTGGGAATGGACGAGTTCGTGGCCAACCTGCCCAACGGCTACGAAACCGAGGTGGACCAACGCTCCAACCACTCGCTGCCGTTGGGACTGATCCAGCGGACATGCATAGCGCGGGCTCTCGTCACCGGCCCGAGGGTGCTCATATTGGACCGGCTTTTCAACAGCCTGGACCATGACACCCTGGGAATCACCCTGGAGGTCCTGAAAAAACTGAGAGGGAAATGCACGATCTTCCTGGTGGCGGACTACGGAGAGTTCTTCATGGATGTCGACGACGTGATCCACTGCGCGCCGGACAAACTGACCGTCCAAACCTCGAAGCAGACCGCCGGGGGAAGCATATGA
- a CDS encoding TolC family protein translates to MFHGRSSVGCAFCACIFCIALLPSMAGATDFQTAVKLTLNESPEIEAARKDVQIAESQFKVVVAEYLPQLSGLLRTGSITEDYSDSSDTYEETIASLHLSQEIVDVSKYYSIKKAESEVDVAKAELENRKQTVLLAAAKIWGAYWRTLRQLEVNDENVSILASFVEGTELRYEAGELTLADVQLAKTRYEAALSQRNRFLRNIAAARDNYRQIMLAPAPPDIALPDIDINSYSLPDDEQAVSDHPSIRPLKNQLEASKMDVKRQRAGHLPTMGLESSVSHQTSGEYASARYPYNESTIGLVVEIPIFSGGSVYYSTDRAQSAQGSLLARIRDLHDRLVRDLNTARTNYSVNMDEMETARLQVEYAERTLEWMQEEFKLGTRTSMDVFLAQSAMIDARLQLTVVQEEGFTFIMDYLYALGILPVTVEDAVNTN, encoded by the coding sequence ATGTTCCATGGCAGGAGTTCCGTCGGTTGCGCATTCTGCGCCTGTATTTTCTGCATCGCCCTTTTGCCCTCCATGGCGGGAGCGACAGACTTTCAAACGGCCGTAAAGCTCACCCTGAACGAGTCGCCGGAGATCGAGGCCGCCCGCAAGGACGTACAAATCGCCGAAAGCCAGTTCAAGGTCGTCGTCGCCGAATACCTCCCCCAGTTGTCCGGCCTGCTCAGGACCGGCTCCATCACGGAAGACTACTCGGACTCCTCGGACACGTATGAGGAGACGATCGCCAGCCTTCACCTGTCCCAGGAGATCGTCGACGTTTCCAAGTATTACAGCATTAAGAAAGCCGAATCCGAAGTGGACGTCGCCAAGGCCGAGCTGGAAAACAGGAAGCAGACCGTCCTGCTCGCGGCCGCGAAAATATGGGGCGCTTATTGGAGAACGCTGCGCCAACTGGAAGTCAACGATGAAAACGTGTCGATCCTGGCCTCCTTTGTCGAGGGAACGGAGCTCAGATACGAAGCGGGAGAACTGACCTTGGCCGACGTGCAACTGGCCAAGACGCGATACGAGGCGGCCCTCTCCCAACGGAACAGGTTTCTTCGGAACATCGCCGCCGCCCGGGACAATTACAGGCAGATAATGCTTGCTCCGGCGCCCCCCGACATCGCCCTCCCCGACATCGACATCAACAGCTACTCACTGCCCGACGACGAGCAGGCCGTGTCGGACCACCCGTCCATCCGCCCCCTCAAGAACCAACTGGAAGCGAGCAAAATGGACGTCAAGCGGCAGCGGGCAGGGCACTTGCCCACCATGGGGCTGGAGTCCTCGGTTTCGCATCAGACGAGCGGAGAATACGCCTCCGCGAGATATCCCTACAACGAAAGCACCATCGGGCTTGTGGTCGAGATCCCTATATTCAGCGGCGGGAGCGTCTACTACTCCACCGACAGGGCGCAATCCGCGCAAGGCAGCCTGCTCGCGAGGATAAGGGACCTACACGACAGACTGGTGCGGGATCTTAACACCGCCCGGACGAATTACTCGGTGAACATGGATGAAATGGAAACCGCGCGCCTTCAGGTGGAATACGCCGAAAGAACTCTTGAATGGATGCAGGAGGAGTTCAAGCTGGGCACCCGGACCTCCATGGACGTCTTCCTGGCGCAGTCGGCGATGATTGACGCGCGCCTCCAGCTCACGGTGGTCCAGGAAGAAGGTTTCACATTTATAATGGATTACCTATACGCACTAGGTATACTGCCCGTAACCGTAGAGGATGCCGTGAACACCAATTAA